The DNA window CCACTTCATGCGATAAAATAAACTACAGCCATTGTAGAATGTTCAATGGTGATATAATAGCATGTTGATGTCAGAGATAATGTTGTCTTGATGATGttgaaatattaatattttatttaatttaataatttagtatttaaattgtaggttttttgtaaaataaatcAACATGGAAAAAGATGTTTATTTATAGACAAATATCGAGTCTGATAAATAGTTGTtggtttttcattaatttttaaaaccAATTCAtgttttcttttgatttttgaaattttaaattattttaaattaactaaaaaataataataataatctataattttataccatattattaattgtgagattttagaggatatcaatatatttaatttcataatgaTTCTTCTCATCTTACTAAAAATCTATTCAAATCATTTtatatttgacataaaaaaaattaaatataaattttttaaattgaaaataatttcgtattaattatttaatattatttgatcaaattaaaaaatatatatatataaatattttttttactaataataataaatgatgGTGGACACTTCCTCGTACGGAGATTCTCCGCGATGCGCACCATCTTCGAGGGCGAGGGTATGTATAGGCCTTATAAACCCCACTGTACATCTCTCGCTGATTgatcacttttttttttacttgaTATGCCAAATCCGACAAATAAAGTGAACCCATTTTGAATAAATTAAGTTGATTAATACGTATGATATGTTATTCCGATTCAATAATATAATTACAAATACATTCAATGAAttgattaaaaataattaattatttttattaaaaatctaTACACGCCAAGTTACTCGTTAAAATAAAAAGATATAATTTAGAAGAAACAGCTCCAACCTCCCTTCCCATATATTCACTCCAAAACAGATAATGCTGGAAAAGCTGCAACGGTGCCACATCTCCCCACCTTACGTTTTCTACCCTTCCGTATAATCCCTCGCTTTCTCTCACTAAATCCCGTAATCCGCCGATAGAGATGGGCTTCGAAGCCAGCGGCAGCAGTAGCAGCAGCTGCCACCTCGCCCCCGCTTTCGAGGCTGATACTGCTGTGACTTGCGCTTCGGTCAGCCCATCTTATTCACCATCCGTCGTCAACCAGACGCTCATGCTGCTTCAATCCGACGATCCCTATTCGAGGCTGCAGGCGGCGAAGGAAATCCGACGGATGACGAAGACATCGCAGAGGTATCGGCGTCATTTCTCCGCCGCTGTTTTGCCACTTGTGGATATGCTCTGCTGCGGGGCCGCCGACACTAACGAGGCCGCGCTGGCCGCGCTCCTTAACCTTGCCGTCAAAGACGAAAGGTCAGCTCAATACACAAGTTTGTCTACCGCCATCAATTTTGAATTCATATCAATCTATGGGTTTTGAATTTTGTTGAATAATTTCTAATTCGATGCTAAGTTTGATTCGTAgtcttattttaataaaattattttctattgttataattttttattcccTTTCTCACTTTCTCTCTTTCTCATTTTCCTTTCGCCTTTCTTGGATTCGGTGGTTTGGTCCCATCAGATGATAATATTCAAGAAAGTATTGaaatatcaacatatatttaAAGTCTTCACTGAAATTAATTTGGCTTCAAATCAAATTAATGTccaatatttttatgaattaattaattCTTGGTATGGTTTTTAGCTTATTGGTTGCTGCAGAAGAATTACGTGGGTATGCTTTTCTTTTGCTTCCCTTTATATTTTCATTTCACTTTAGCCTTTGATTATGTCATCTAGACCTTTAACTTTAATCTTGTTCGTTAATATATCCAATGGATTAGgttctcttttcttttcttcaaagaaatttTCCGCTTTTTTACTGACAAATTGACTCTGACATTTTTAATATTGATTGTGGGTGAAGCAAAATCAAAAGGGCTCtttcttttaaattaattaagtttGGTTCGAATTCTATCTTTTTCAAATGTTAAGCAACAACCAGCAGCTTGGGTGGTTAATTAATGATTCTGGAAGCATAAATCTTGAGCAAGAAAACCATTCGCAAGTTTAGATTTTTAATGTGAGGCTACTGTGATTGAAATTAAGGTGGCGTTTGTAATTTTGACCAATAAATTTATTTACGCGGAGAAGAAAACTGTGATCATAGAAGTTTTATTAAATATATGGTATCAATGTGTGATAGAGGAATTGGATCTTCgtgtgtatgatttatatattataaGACTACATTTTAAACCCCTGCAACTTTATTTTTGTTATGAAACTTGAACATATTCGATTTTCTTACTTCCAGAAACAAGGTAGACATAATTGACGCCGGTGCCTTGAAACCAATTATTAGTTTCCTTCAATCTGAGAATCTAACTCTTCAAGAGCACGCGGTTGCAGCGTTGATCACTCTTTCTGCATCATCAGTTAACAAGCCGATTATTACTGCTTCTGGTGTCATCCCTCTCCTTGTAGAAATTTTGAGACATGGGACCTCACAAGCCAAATTTGATACCGTATTGGCTCTGTATAATCTCTCGACTCATTCAGACAACCTTAGCCACATCCTTAAAACGAGGCCCATTCCTGCTTTGGTATATCTGCTAAAATCGTGTCCAAAGTCCTCTAGAGCAGCAGAAAAATGTACTGCACTGATCGAATCTTTGGTGGGTTTTGAAGAGGGAAGAACAGTACTGACATCCGAAGAAGGTGGGATACTTGCTGTCATAGAAATACTTGAGAACGGATCCCTTCAAAGCAGAGAACACGCAGTAGGATCACTTTTAACAATGTGTCAAAGTGATCGATCCAAGTATAGAGAACCAATTCTTAAAGAAGGCGTGATTCCAGGACTTCTTGAGCTTACCGTTCACGGGACGCCCAATTCTCAATTTAAAGCCCAAATGCTTTTGCGACTACTAAGAGATACCACTTATGCAAGATCGGAACTTGAACCCGATACACTCGAGAACATAGTCTGCAACATTATATCTCAGATGGATGGGGAGGAGCAAACCGAAAAGGCAAAACAAATGCTTTCTGAGATGGTGCAGGTCAGTATGCAGCAGAGTTTACAACACCTGCAGCAAAGGGCCCTTGTGTGCACTCCGGCTGAAATATCTACAAATAATCGTGCTTCCGAAGTTTCATCGAAGTGATCAGTCTACCCATTCGATTGGTGCGGTAGAAGTCATGTTGATCAGTGTTTCAACTCATGCAAAGGAAAGAAAGATGTAAAACACCATGCCAGTCCAGGCCTTTAGTATGGGTACAGGTGATTGGTAAATATGTCAATAATTTGATACTATTAGTTTTAGGAATAAAAATGCATGGTTCATTTGCTTTGGTTTCTGTAAAATAACTTGTGTGCTGAAGGCTATACAAGTAATGAGTTAAAGTTTTCTTGTCTATACATTTCGTGTGGTTAACTTTTGGTGGTACTTATTTACATATAATCAATcttcaacatcatattttctgTTTGCGTATTCATTGCCCTTTCGCATTTCGTCTATTACTGTATATTTTTTGCTTCCATTACTGTGTAGTTTTTGCTTCCATTTCCAGGTGTCAtttctttttcaaatattttctccttTTGGAATCTTGGACTTCTCTCCTTATGATCATAGCCCAAGATTCTCGGATCCGGGTTGTGACCATTGAATTAGTTGTAGAGGCAAGAGTTTTACTACAACAGATCAGCAACGGGAAGATGGAGAGACCAATCAATTGGTAGAGTTGATCAGTGAGTCGTGAATCCTTATTAAATAGAGTATATTACCCATTAAGAAATGcttaaacaaaaataataaaaacatcaaattttttttttgaacaagTTTCTTATGAGGCGgtgtcacgaatctttatctatgagacatgtaaccctatcgatattcacactaaaaagtaatatacttggcataaaaaagtaatactttttcatggatgacccaaataagatatttgtctcacaaaatacgatccgtgagactgtcacacacaagtttttgttttttttttagttttattttcgttttgatTTCAGTAtactttttatttttgttcATATAGATTTTAATGTGTGtaatataaaaattttcttgtcacaCGAGTCATGTAGAAAATTATTTGAGCTAAATAACCAATATTAGAtagattcaaatattatttctttgaaattataaccaaaacaaaaattaaatccAAGTTACTAAATGAAAGCAAAAAGTTGATAAATTACAAGATTAAAATTCGAAACAAAGTAATTTATACCCGTAGATTACTCGCATGATATTAAATATTGTTACATGTATTTGAACATTCaggtaaaaaaaaacaaaaataaaaaatgaacaaattttaataatattcgAAACTAAAAGTCAAAAAAGTCAATTTACAAagatttttgtaatttttccgTTATCCATAGAGCTGTCAATTtattaaatcaaaatttttgaaTCCAACATGACTAAATTAGGGAAGAAAATGATTTAATGATGTGAGGATCATGGTGTAAACTCATGGGATTTATTCTAATTTAGTCTCTTTCTAGCATGATAATGTAAAATAGCTTGTGTTTTTTTAGAAagtaataaataaaaagaaatgaCAGAAGAAAAACGATAAAACAGGTTCCATTCTTTAACCAGTGGAGGCAGAATATATTCTCCCTTACAAATTCATATTTTTGTTTATCTCTATAAAGGAAAtacaaaatgaaaaatcatatGATTTGCTCGTGTGGAACATCTTACAAAGTGCTAGAAGTCTCCAGCTTCTTCAAGTGGCAGCCGGAAGCatcaactttttttttaaatatcaacATTTTAAAGATATAAAGTAACTCATTGGATTATTACTGATGTGATTTGAATATGAACTCAAAGACTTATTTATttcagacaaaaaaaaaatagaaataaacaattacatttatataaataaattaacaaaAATTCCCTGCAATCAATGTGACTCGAACTTAACACCAACAAGTCTCGTGACTTCAACTTTAACCACTGAACAAAGACCTCATTGACCCAGAAGCATCAACTTTGACTTAACTTTGCAGTTGTTCTATTCCATATTTTTAAGTTGGGAAGGATATATGTACACATATATAATCAAATCTCCATTTTTAGTTAAGTATCTTTTGAGTTTCTTCAAttagattttatttatttaaaatgctgATATGACATTATATATAACACTACATCAATATTAGTGTCACATCAATACTGTGTTGATGTCAGGTCCGAAAAAAGACTAaagttgttttttaaaaaatataacagattaaaactgaaatttgataataaaaagaaataaaatcgtAGAGATAAACAccgaataaaaaaatttctcgaTTAAGTTTTATATCAGAggaaattataatttatatcgTAATATAAATCTATGAACAACAGATTAGAAAGGAAGTACATAAAATTGATGTGAAATTAGGGTACGGAACTTCCATTGTGgaaaaaagtaaataaaaattCAGGTAGCTTAGAAGGTGAATTAACTAACTaattaagtaaaaaaaattacaacttGATACGTGTTATAAAATCGGAATTTTTTAAACTATCTTAACATATAGGTGTCACATTCTTTAACCAAATAgtcaatattatatttatatgtctAATAAATcaaaaagtaacacaagaaatTTATAACCACAAGAAAACAAACACGTGTATGCATGCCACCTAAGACCCAATCAAACTTCACCACGCACGTCAACGTGGAAAGACCCACCATTTTATAACCAGCCATCTCTTTCCAATTTCCCTTTTAAAACCCACGATCCGAACATCCTTTGTATCAAGAAATTCTTTAGCTTCCATCTGAATTCGTTCTCTTTCTCTACTCGTATTCAATTTGCAGGTGAAGAATTTAGCTTGTGCACGATCATGGTGTTTTGCGTAGAGTGCGGGACAACGAGGAATCCTTGCAGGTGCAGGGTGGTGGGGCCGACGCTGGGCTTGGTGGCCTTCGCACTGGCGGCGCTGGTGGAGTGGCCGGTGGGGGCTCTTATTTATCCCTTCCGCCACTCGAAGGGTCGTCGGATTATGGGTCACCCCTCCACCGTGGTCTACCCCAGGGTCTCTCGCGCTTTACCCATTTAAATTATGGTTCTGAAACTCCATTAATGTATCTCCTAAGAACTCCATATTTGGTTGTGCTCGGTTCTGGTGCTGTATTTGTAAagtttgtatttttatttttgaagttGTGTTTCGTGTTGGATCGAACCACAGGGTGCAACGCCTTGTTAGGGGAGACTCCTGGAAGTTGAAACACAGCTACTGTTACTGTGTTCTGCTGATATATATATCCAACGACTATATTATATTACGTAATTCAATTTTCCTTTTTGGAAAAAGGTGAAGTGAATAGATTGTTGGTACTTATGTTGCAACCTGATATGCAACGAAATAAATAACATGAGATAAAAGTAAACTAAGAAACTAATTAACAATCGCTATAGATCGATCATAACTTAAGCTTAATCAGTACTACAACAAATAATATGGCATTCTCGATAGAGCAGATTATGAAAAATTAAGTATAGACAAGTAACGAAATCTTGCCCCGAAGATTAATACAGAAGATAAAGAACCATGGAAAAGAGTATTAAGCAAACATTATAGAATGAACATTTAATCACAAATAACATGTAAAACAAATCGAGAACTGTAATAAGTTACAAATTTTTTAGAACAAATTTGTCCATTCCATAGAGCTTGATGATCAACACATGGCCGAATATTTCCGACGATACTACTGTGGAACCACTGGTATGTTAAGCACAAAAAATACCACCCCAAGAGGAAAATTTGAACTTGAACTTATCGTTCTGAAATAGGCTCGTGAAACAAGGCTGCGAAAATAGAGGAAAATCAAGAAGGTGACTGGTGAGTGTTTTCCTGTAATTGGCTGCCTGACCACTCCAAAGTTCATGATATCAGTCACACGAAAAGACACCAAAACAAAGACACCATAAATCTACACTAATTGTGAGTTTTTATCGCACCCATATGAAGAGTCCATGTAGACCATTTTAGTGCATCCAAAACTCGGATGAGCTAGATGACCAGGTGTCAGGTTAAACGTGCATGTAGAGCATTTCCGTAGAAGTGCTTAATTATGTGGCATTGAACACATTGGCGCCACATCAACACTAGGACTAGCGCctcgtgaaaaaaaaaaactgaaaaaaaaaaaaaaatcaaagtgaAGACCCCTATGTAGCCATCTTGGTTTCAAGAATTCAAAGGGTTCAAAGTGAGCATAACGGATAATAATGGAAAATTTGGCAACCTTAATTTTGAGAATAATTACCCATAAATAAATCTAATAAAAATTGAGGTTACAAGATGATATCTTGTGCCAGTAAATACCACGGACATCCATGAGAAAAATATTCGTTTATTATATTTTCCCTTTACAACTTTCATTAAGTCATGGGTatacattattatttttgaaacaattcatacatatatattcGTTTTATGATTTTGTGAACTATgagatttttatgaatttatgaacACAGCAAACATGTAACATGTTACATATATTTTTTCGCATCCAAATGTTCACATCCAGTTTATTGGCATACTGAAAATACCGAACTATTAATAAACACCGAACACGCTATCCGTAATGGATTTAATTTTTTGGTACTCTGAAATATTATTGTTGACCAAGTGACGATATttaatttttggcaaaaacttgtgtgagacggtctcataggtcgtattttgtgagacggttatcttatttgggtcatcaatgaaaaattattactttttatgctaagagtattactttttattgtgaatatcgatcaCAAATGATACCCCTGTAAGAGCCTGGGTCATGAATGACCCGGgatatcaaatggattcccaaatcaGGATCAATTTGCAGGATGAATTCTTCTGAAGGCGGGCAAGTGCAAGCTCGGACTCTACTCCCCGGGCAACCAGACGCCCGGGCTCTCATATAAAGCCCCGGGAGGTATTCTAACCGGGCCACCTCGAGAATTGAACCACACTCGAGTATGATTGATATAGGCCGTCTAATCTGTCAGAACAACTTGGGTTTGGAGTGTCctagaagtcatcagaagctaggGTATGGACAACCGACTTGCCATACTTAGTAGGTGGCACTGGAATCGAGGTACCTACCTCATTTTCTCCTATAAATAAGCAGGTATACTTCTCATTTGAGGGATCCCCTCTCTGGTTCTCTCTGGAGAATTCACCCTTACACATATGTTATAACACATATTTACACCAGTAGTCTTTATTTCTCTAAAAGCTACACTGGTTATCATCTTAtaacctgctgacttaagcatcggagtggtcacgtcggacacccctccggcgcccattcacgagttcatctcCTTATTTTCAGGTCACAGTAGAAGCTATAGCTCACGGGTTCATCTACCTTGCTCATTTTCCTTAATAAATTGTTGATCTGATCCGTTGGAGCTCCTTACCCGGCTCGCCCATTTCAAGAGGATctcatcattggcgccgtctgtgagAAACTTGAGCTCGAGACGAAGATATGGTTTTCATTCAAAAACAAGTCCAACCTTGCTCGGCACCCTTATCTAAGCCCAGggaactacaccctggctcgggaccacacacctcgaccattcccaagtcccgggacatgctcctcggcccaaggctccgcaccttggttcttagaagcccagggcactacaccctggctcggggcaacacacctcgaccattctcaagtcccgggacatgctccccggcccaaggctccgcaccttggttatttataagcccagggttctcaaacctggctcagggcaacacacctcgaccattcccaagtcccgggacatgctccccggcccaaggctccatACCTTGGTTctcaaaagcccagggcactacaccctagCTCGGGGCAaccacctcgaccattcccaagtcccaggacatgctccccggcccaaggctccgcaccttggttcttaaaagcccagggcactacaccctggctcggggccacacacctcgaccattcccaagtcccgggacatgctccccggcccaaggctccgcaccttggttcttaaaagcccagggcactacaccctggctcggggccacacacctcgaccattcccaagtcccgggacatgctctccggcccaaggctccgcaccttggttcttaaaagctcagggcactacaccctggctcggggccacacacctcgaccattcccaagtcccgggacatgctccccggcccaaggctccgcaccttggttcttaaaagcccagggcactacaccctggctcggggcaacacacctcgaccattcccaagtcccgggacatgctccccggcccaaggctccgcaccttggttatttgtAAGTctagggacccgtaccctggcccaggGAACCGAACCTCGGTCATCTACTAAGTACAGAGATTTTTATCCGGTTTAGAGTTCAATATCCCGACTACTTATTGAAAGTTCCTGGCGTATTATCTCAAGTCCATGAGACACGAGACTCCGACTCCTCATCCCATCTCTGGGAGACATGAAGCTCCCGATGCTTTTATAAACTAGATTGATCATCTCTTTGGGAATCCAAGCATGACtaaatcgggacagcgagtatgactctagcccgactatttaagggatGTGTGATGATACCCCTGTAAGAGCCTGGGTCATGAATGACCCGGGATATCAAATGGATTTCCCAAATCAGGATCAATTTGCAGGATGGATTCTTCTGAAGGCGGGCAAGTGCAAGCTCAGACTCTACTCCCCGGGCAACCAGACGCCCGGGCTCTCATATAAATCCCCGGGAGGTATTCTAACCGGGCCACCTCGAGAATTGAACCACACTCGAGTATGATTGATACAGGCCGTCTAATCTGTCAGAACAACTTGGGTTTGGAGTGTCCTAtaagtcatcagaagctaggGCATGGACAACCGACTTGCCATACTTAGTAGGTGGCACTGGAATCGAGGTACCTACCTCATTTTCTCCTATAAATAAGCAGGTATACTTCTCATTTGAGGGATCCCCTCTCTGGTTCTCTCTGGAGAATTCACCCTTACACATATGTTATCACACATATTTACACCAGTAGTCTTTATTTCTCTAAAAGCTACACTGGTTATCATCTTAtaacctgctgacttaagcatcggagtggtcacgtcggacacccctccggcgcccattcacgagttcatctcCTTATTTGCAGGTCACAGTGGAAGCTATAGCTCACGGGTTCATCTACCTTGCTCATTTTCCTTAATAAATTGTTGATCTGATCCGTTGGAGCTCCTTACCCGGCTCGCCCATTTCAAGTGGATCTCAtcaacaaataaagattcgtaagaccgtctcacaagagaaaGATACTGAAATTTGACAATACCCCATGAAGAAAATCTGTTAGACCATCGCTTCGATAGATCAGATCCCCTGTAGGTTAGCGCCTAAAGAAGAGAGATTCACAAAGAGAAGTTACAGAAGTACAGAAGGACGTTTGAAACTTGAATTTGGGAATCCGCtcccttttattttatttcttcttaATCTGTTAGACCATCGCTTCGATAGATCAGATCCCCTGTAGGTTAGCGCCTAAAGAAGAGAGATTCACAAAGAGAAGTTACAGAAGTACAGAAGGACGTTTGAAACTTGAATTTGGGAATCCGCtcccttttattttatttcttctaTTTATATGCAGATAAGTTTTTCTTTTCCCCTTCTTGGCTTACAATAGCAAAGCTATTAAACGTGTTTTGCTTCCTAAAAATCATTCCACGTTTTTTACGGATTCTATCACAAATACTATACAGTTACTCTGATATAAACTCTACCAATCTCCTGGGTGCACCTCTCATGCATTGAGTCCTGTGCTCTAACCCCTCAAGCTCTTCTTGACTCGTAACAAAATCTCTAACCATTCTATATTTCTTATTATAGCAAATTGTGTAGgatcgagtgcttaccgctttatcAAAAGTTATAGTTGGTGGTAATGGCGTAAATCagatcttttaaaccgcacaacagctcaaatatcatggttcgatcgctctaccaagcaaaaacaattattgcacccaacaatctccctcctaataattgcactccttgcaatcaatgcgAATCGAACACATGACAttgactctgataccaattgtaggaccgagtgcttaccgctttaccaaaatctATAGTTGATGGTaatagtgcaactcaaatcttttaaaacgcacagcagctcaaacaCCAtgattcgatcgctctaccaaacaaATACAATTATTACACCCAACAAATTGTAtacattatatttttaaatattgtgtGTATTATTCATTAGTAATTTATGGTGCAACATATTTCGCCGTATACAATTTACATACCCTTCTGATGCATTCCGGGCTGGAGCTGCAACTATATAGCGGTACTGTACGTATATCTTCTGCTCGATGTTATTGTGACAAGAGAAAAGGACAAAAACTCCTGAACAATGTCTCGCGCACACATTGTAAATGTTGTACTTCAGGAATTCGATATATCAAGATTCATCAATTTATTCGAGCTAGACACCATTTCGACTTCGTGGAAAACACTCCGATCTGCAAGTATTACTCATTAAGGGTCATTTATAGAACCGGATGATTCGTCTTGCATGTCTCCATGGTGGTCCAGTATCTTATTACATGCGCTGAACGTAGTAATAGGGCATAGTTTCAAGCCATGTTTACTTGGGTCGGCGCCCATTTTTATCAACTTTTTCTTAGTATGTGAATGCCAATGATTCCTTACTTCATCATCTGTCCGACCCGGCAAACGTCCAGCGATCAGAGACCACCTAACCACCAAGAAATTAATCTCTTCTCGTGAGAGGGAATATCACAAAATTTGTCAGTATGTTTTTCGTTTTCGTCCGGCGAGTTATCAAAGTTTGATCTTAGTCCTTTTCCATATCGGTACTTACCGATTTCTTGAACTAAGACCAAATTCTGAATATGTCTTATAGAACCAAAACCGCAAACAGACATATTTACATgacgaaaattatatttttctttgtATGCAATAAAAATTAGCTAGACTCTTTACCGATTGCCAAGGAGTGCGTAGAGCCTAATAATCAGGTCTTCTTCATCTTCACCGAAGTAATTCCCTTGCTTAATACTTGTCCTTAGGTGGTTCATCCAACGCAGTCTGCAGCATTTGCCACATCGATGCAGCCCTATATATGAATCAATTGTTGTACATTTTCGTCATCATCCTACTCCGTCGTATTAAACTCATCAATTTAAAGCAACGAAGTTTATATATATGctgtatattttgtttgtattTCGCAgttaaaaagataaaaaaaattaaaattaataatgttatttatataatatcaaaaacttttttttttcatttcattttCCATCTAATTATTAGCCTTTCTCGAATTTAGGGTTAATTAAGAAAACATAAAATGATTATAGAAATCAAGGATTCTAAGTTCTACTTGTACTATGTCCTAAATaatgatcatattttattttcactAACTCATTTTTTATGTTTCGGTACAATTAAAAATCAatccaaaatttaaaaattaaagttCCCCCAATCCCATGCACTCTAGTTCTTGGCTCCATCTCCCTATGGAAGTATGAAAACAGTCGAGGTTCATAACTTTATTCATCTAA is part of the Primulina eburnea isolate SZY01 chromosome 1, ASM2296580v1, whole genome shotgun sequence genome and encodes:
- the LOC140842809 gene encoding U-box domain-containing protein 17-like, with translation MGFEASGSSSSSCHLAPAFEADTAVTCASVSPSYSPSVVNQTLMLLQSDDPYSRLQAAKEIRRMTKTSQRYRRHFSAAVLPLVDMLCCGAADTNEAALAALLNLAVKDERNKVDIIDAGALKPIISFLQSENLTLQEHAVAALITLSASSVNKPIITASGVIPLLVEILRHGTSQAKFDTVLALYNLSTHSDNLSHILKTRPIPALVYLLKSCPKSSRAAEKCTALIESLVGFEEGRTVLTSEEGGILAVIEILENGSLQSREHAVGSLLTMCQSDRSKYREPILKEGVIPGLLELTVHGTPNSQFKAQMLLRLLRDTTYARSELEPDTLENIVCNIISQMDGEEQTEKAKQMLSEMVQVSMQQSLQHLQQRALVCTPAEISTNNRASEVSSK
- the LOC140842875 gene encoding uncharacterized protein, encoding MVFCVECGTTRNPCRCRVVGPTLGLVAFALAALVEWPVGALIYPFRHSKGRRIMGHPSTVVYPRVSRALPI